From Anaerococcus urinomassiliensis:
TGTTTAATACATTGACTTCTTTATTATCAATTTGAGCTTTAACAATTTCTGATTCATTGGCATGGTCTATCATCATATCTGTGAGACCTTCAGTAAATCCAATAGGTGCATTTACCACCTGGTTATCATCATTGGTTTTTCTCTTTGCTATACCAACGATCTTAGCTGGGACACCATTTTCTACTATATCATCAACTTTGACTTCATCATCAGATACATTTACAAAGTTATTTCCTTCTTTTTCATAGTAATCGGATGGGCTTACAAACTTAAATTCGTGACCTATTATCTTAGATGGGTCTAGGGATTTTTCATTAATCTTCACATCTTCATTGTTATCAAGTTTAGATAGAAAGTCCCTATAGTCTTTTGCAGGTAGGAAACCTAGTTCATATAGCCTAGATGTAAATACTTCATTGTTGTAGTCTGTAAATAACACTAGCTCATCAGCTTTTTCTGGCCACTTACCTTCTACTATTTCATATTCATCTGTTATAATCGGGCTAAGTTTGCCGTCTTCTGTTGTTATAAGCTGGCTAAAGTTTTTATTTTCTTGGTTTGGATTTAAAAACTTGGCAAATGGATCTTGGTTATCTTGTTCAAAATCATCTCCGCTTGTATTTACAAGCTCATTATTTGGATCTTTAGTATAGATATCAAAGTTCATATCATAAAGGTATGAGATAAAGTTTGTACCTATAGTTTCATTTAGCTTATCCTTTTTATCTTCGATATATTTTTTAAAAGGAGTTAGGTTGTTTTCCTTAACATTTGATGAGAACTTACTTCTGCGCTCTAAGATAAAGTCATTTCCATAGACCTTATCATCTGGGTGTGATTTTTCCTCGGTTTTTGGAGGGGTGAGAGCATTACCAATATCTAGTGATTCTTTTTGGATTTGGATTGGGTATGCTTTCAGCGCTTTTCTTTGACTATCTTCTATAAAGTCATTAGCACCTGTTGATATTGATAGGATTAGGGCTATACCAATTATTCCAATAGATCCTGCGAATGCAGTAAGTATTGTCCTTGCTTTTTTTGTTAATAGGTTATTAAAAGAAAGACCTATGGCTGTTGGAAGGCCCAGTTTAATTTTTTTTCTTGTGAAACTTGAGTCCGTTTCTTTTTCATTATAAGGGTTGGAATCATCTATGATTTTCCCGTCTTTGATTTTAACTATTCTTGTGGAATACTCATAAGCCAAGTCTGGGTTATGGGTTACCATGATTACTAGTCTATCTTGAGCAATTTCTTTTAAAAGCTCCATTATAGCAACAGATGTTTCACTATCCAAGGCTCCAGTAGGTTCATCTGCAAGTACTATTTCTGGATTATTTACTAAAGCCCTGGCAATTGCCACCCTTTGCATTTGCCCACCAGAAAGTTCTGCTGGTTTTTTGTCTATATGATCTTTTAATCCAACTTTCTCCAAGGCTTCTATTGCTCGCTTTCTTCTATCTTCTTTGCTAACTCCTGATAGGGTAAGGGCAAGCTCGACATTTGCTAGTATACTTTGGTGGCTTATTAGATTGTAAGATTGAAAGATAAAGCCAACCGATACATTTCTGTAGTAGTCCCAGTCGCTATCGGAAAAATCTTTTGTAGACTTTCCATCTATTAATAAGTCTCCACTAGTGTAATGGTCTAAGCCTCCGATTATATTTAATAGAGTAGTTTTACCACCACCAGATTGGCCAAAAATAGAGACAAATTCATTCTCCCTAAAAGCTATAGATACATCATCTAAGGCAACTTGCTTAAAGTCACCTGTCTTATATATTTTAGAAATATTTTTTAGTTCTAACATTCATACCTCTTTCCGTAATTATAATACTATACCCAGTTTCTTTATATCTGACAGGAAAAATGTAACATATAAATGAGGTATATATGGAAAATTTGATTATTTATAAAGAAAATAGGATAGAGGATATCAAGTCTATAAAATACTACAAGGATATAAGGGTAAGTGGGATTTTACTTGATAAATTTGATAAGATTGAAGATTTGGATAAAATATTTGACTTGACTTATTATTTAAAGACGCATGGTTTAAACTTAATCTTAAATATAGATGTTTTAAAAACCGTGGCAAAGTTAATAGACTATGACTTTACTTGGTCAAATCCTAAAATAAGAAAATCCTTTTACCAGTTCATAAACTTTTTGATAAAACGTGGGATAAGTGGTTTTTATTTTTCTAATCTTTATGAATTGATAGGAGATAATGCTTACCTTTCTTTAATAAAAGAGTTTAGTAAAAACACTATTAATAAAGATGGGATTGTTAGTATAGTAGAAACTAGTAAAAATCTGTATTTCTTAAACTACCTATCAAATCCTATTTATAATAATTTTTCATATGTTGATATAAATAATGAGAATTTACCTTTCTTAGAATATAAGAAGTATCTTAAAACTATCCAAAATGTGGATGATGACAAAAATATTAATCAAATATTAAGGTTAGATAAAACTTTCCTCTCTTTTATAAATACAAAAAATTATTCCTACCAGTCTATGAGTCTTCTTTGTGGCATAAGCTATTTTCACAGGGGAGCGGTGATAATTGAAAACTT
This genomic window contains:
- a CDS encoding ABC transporter ATP-binding protein/permease; the encoded protein is MLELKNISKIYKTGDFKQVALDDVSIAFRENEFVSIFGQSGGGKTTLLNIIGGLDHYTSGDLLIDGKSTKDFSDSDWDYYRNVSVGFIFQSYNLISHQSILANVELALTLSGVSKEDRRKRAIEALEKVGLKDHIDKKPAELSGGQMQRVAIARALVNNPEIVLADEPTGALDSETSVAIMELLKEIAQDRLVIMVTHNPDLAYEYSTRIVKIKDGKIIDDSNPYNEKETDSSFTRKKIKLGLPTAIGLSFNNLLTKKARTILTAFAGSIGIIGIALILSISTGANDFIEDSQRKALKAYPIQIQKESLDIGNALTPPKTEEKSHPDDKVYGNDFILERRSKFSSNVKENNLTPFKKYIEDKKDKLNETIGTNFISYLYDMNFDIYTKDPNNELVNTSGDDFEQDNQDPFAKFLNPNQENKNFSQLITTEDGKLSPIITDEYEIVEGKWPEKADELVLFTDYNNEVFTSRLYELGFLPAKDYRDFLSKLDNNEDVKINEKSLDPSKIIGHEFKFVSPSDYYEKEGNNFVNVSDDEVKVDDIVENGVPAKIVGIAKRKTNDDNQVVNAPIGFTEGLTDMMIDHANESEIVKAQIDNKEVNVLNNIKFKASNDSEKIDSSKYFLENLSQRDSLALTTWLMRNKPEIAEEAQKEAEEKQKQAMASGMNMATLDNQTGAGNQGEASQENALASYIVEKDDKDTLKEIYDEFVAGNSYNKNLESLGVVSKDAPAEIDIYVENFENREQIKAFIDDYNKDKTENEKITYNDLIGLITKSVTDIINAISYVLIAFVGVSLVVSSIMIGIITYISVLERTKEIGILRSIGASKSDIRKVFMAETFIVGLLSGLIGVGVTMLVNIPITNLIRNLTGVSDISSKLPAQAAGILVLISVILTLIAGIIPSSMAAKKDPVEALREE
- a CDS encoding alpha-glucosidase C-terminal domain-containing protein, yielding MENLIIYKENRIEDIKSIKYYKDIRVSGILLDKFDKIEDLDKIFDLTYYLKTHGLNLILNIDVLKTVAKLIDYDFTWSNPKIRKSFYQFINFLIKRGISGFYFSNLYELIGDNAYLSLIKEFSKNTINKDGIVSIVETSKNLYFLNYLSNPIYNNFSYVDINNENLPFLEYKKYLKTIQNVDDDKNINQILRLDKTFLSFINTKNYSYQSMSLLCGISYFHRGAVIIENLEEFGFASDIKNTNAYKISTYSRDIKDFYEDILSYKNSIPALSMGSYRQIFANDSDIYAYIRSYNGEKVVVFGNFSQKEVLVDIRFHFIDLYDFSYLIGNYGKRRIVKNLLLRPFEFVAFVKE